The DNA sequence ACTGTAGAAAGCAGAGAATTTGCAAAGGTCTTTGAACTTCCCATTTCCAGAAAAATGCGATACCTGTATATTCCACAGATTTTTCCATTTTTTACAGCCGGATGTGAGATTGCATTAGGTCTTTGCTGGAAGTCTGGTATTGCTGCCGAGGTCATTGGAATGCCAAATGGTTCTGTTGGAGAAAAGCTTCAGCAGGCAAAAGTATATCTGGCAACTCCGGATCTTTTGTCATGGACATTAGTGATTATTATTGTCAGCACGGTATTTGAAAAAGTATTTTTGCTTTTGTTGAAAAAGATACAGATAAAACTTGAAAAGATGTAGGAAATTTTATGAATGATATTGTCGTTAGAAATTTAACAAAAGAATATGATGGAAACTTGATACTAAATCATTTCAATGCTATTTTTCCACAGGGAAGAATGACCATTATTATGGCGCCTTCTGGAAGGGGGAAGACAACACTCCTTCGAATTCTTATGGGATTGGAAAACTATGACAGTGGAGAGATTATTGGTATCTCTGGTCAGAGAAAAAGTGCAGTTTTCCAAGAAGATCGTCTTTGTGAAAATTTAAATGCCATATCAAATATAAAATTATGTAATCCAAATTTAGATAAAGAAATCATACAAAAGGCGCTTTCTGCTATAGGAATAAATGCACCGCAAGACCAGAGAGTCAGCGAATTTTCTGGTGGAATGAAGCGACGTGTGGCTATCTGCAGGGCACTTCTTGCAGAACACGATATTTTGTTTTTGGATGAGCCATTTAAAGGTCTTGATGAAGAACAAAAGCAGATAACAATGGAATTTATGAAAAATCATATTTTTAATACAACTACCATTTATATTACCCACGACAGTTCAGAAGTAGATTTCTTTCAACCGTGTCAAATAATTGAATTATAAAATCAATATAGAATGTAAGTCAACATATATTTATTGTAAAACAATAAATATATGTTGACTTTTTGTATTTTCAGTAGTATGCTATGGATAAATAAGGAAAAACAAGGGAGGCATTTTATGAGCCAGAAAAGTTTAAGTAAATGGTTAAAAGCAATTATTGGAGGAATGGCAATTTGCGGAGCGCTTATCTATTTATATATCATTCCTATATTGGGAAGAGATTTAGCAGATGCTAGGCCGGAATATACATTATGGTATTTCCCCTGGCTAGCTGTTGTTTTGGTTTCAGCAATCCCGTGCTACTGGGGACTATATTTTGGATGGAAGATTTCCACTGAGATTGGAAAAGATAATTCTTTTTCCATGGAAAATGCAGAGTACCTGAAAAATATTTCTATATTGGCAGCATTGGACAGTTTATATTTTTTTGCAGCTAATGTTGTATTTATGGTAATTAATATGAATCATCCGGGAGTTTTTCTGATATCTCTGATTGTAGTTTTTATCGGAGTTGCAGTAACGGTAGCGGCAGCAGCACTTTCTCATTTAGTGCGAAAAGCGGCAGAGATTCAGCAGGAAAATGAGCTTACCATATAGAAGTAAAAAGAGGTGAAGAGAATGGCAATTATCGTAAATATTGATGTCATGTTGGCAAAGCGTAAAATGAGTGTGACGGAATTATCAGAGAGAGTAGGAATTACCATGGCAAATATTTCTATCCTAAAAAATGGAAAGGCAAAGGCCATTAAAGTAGATACTCTGAATAAAATATGCAAAGCATTGGAATGCCAGCCGGGAGATATTCTGGAATGGAGGGATGACGATGGAGACAATGGAGCAGAAAAATAATCAAATGAAACCACTGTTTGAGACAATGGAACAGAGGTATAGACCGGAAAATGCAGTACTGGAACATAATACAGGATTTTTTCTGATAGCTGCACTAATTTATAGTGTTGGTTTTACAGTGGCATTTTATAAAAATTATGCAAGTCTGACTTTTCCACTTATCACAGTTGGGACATTGATTATTTGTGGATTATTCTTAAAAAAATCAGGGATTCTATGGAAAACAGAAAATTTATATTATATAGTACCAATTGTTTTGCTTGGAATCAGTACTATGCTCACCACAAACTTGTTTACCATATTTTTTAATACGGTGGGAATCCTACTGTTAATCACTGTTTTCATGGTGCAGCAAGTTTATTCGAAAAACGAGTGGAATATGGGAAGGTATATCGGCAACGTACTATTTCTATATTTTTCCATGATACCGGAGATAGCGGCGCCATTTTCCAATCTGGGAAAATATATCCGAAGAAAGCGGGTAACAGAGCAAAAAAATACAAATACGAAATATATTGTTACAGGCGTTTTGATTGGATTTCCTATGTTAATTTTTGTCGTTGTACTATTGAATAGTGCCGATGCTATTTTTTCCGATTATATAGGAAGTGCTTTTCAAGTTCTGTGGGAAAATATAGTGATTTCGCCAAATATAGTTTTGGTTGTAGTATTAATGTTGCTTGGATTCTTTGGAATCTATACCTTCCTATCTGCACTGACCTTGAATAATATGCCGGATTACCAGAAAGAAAGGGAGAAGAAAAATCCTATCATAGCAATTACGTTTACCGTAATGATAACAATAATATATTTGATATTCAGTATCATCCAGGTTGTATTTCTTTTTAGTGGCGGAATGATGCTGCCAGAGGGCTATACTTATGCAGAGTATGCACATCAGGGATTTTTTCAGTTGTTGTTTTTATGCATTTTTAATCTAATATTGGTGCTTTGCTGTATGTCTCTGTTTGAAATGAATCGTTGGTTAAAAACGATACTAATGGTATTTTCAGGTTGCACTTATGTTATGATAGCTTCTAGTGTTTATCGGATGATTCTATATATTTCCTGTTATCATCTGACTTTTTTAAGAATGCTGGTACTTTGGTTTTTGGCACTTTTAGTAGTCTTGTTGGCAGGCGTTATGTGGAGTATCTGGAAGAAAAATTTTCCTATGTTTCGATTTGGGATGGCAGTGGTGACAGTATTCTATTTGGTGCTTTCCTTCAGTCACTTTGATTACTGGATTGCCAGATATAATATTTCCCAGATGGGAGACCAGTTAGAATACGAAGATGTTTCTTATCTATGCAATCTGTCTTTGGATGCAGCTCCGGCACTTGCAGAAGTTGATTTTGAGTCTGACTACAATAATGGGCGGTATGTTGAAGGATATCTGAAGGAAATAGAAGAAAATACGGATTTGAATATTAGAACCTTTAACTTCTCAGAATATCAGGCAGTAAAAGTAGCAGAGGAATACCTTGGCAAATAGCCGGGGTATTCCTCTTTCGTATCACTCACAATAAATGTGAATGGCATCTCGGAAAAATTTCGTACATCCCGGTGCGATTTTATCATAATAAGCAGTAAATCTCTCATCTGCAGCATATCCTTCTGCAAGAGCCTTGTGTGCTTCCTTGGAATATGTTCCTTCTTTCCAGAACATACAGAGCCATTGCCGATGCAAGTCACAAGCTTTTTGTGCTAACTCACTGGCAGGGTCTCCCTGTTCAAAAGCTTCTTTTAATGTTTCATTAATCAGTTCACTCAATTCCTGTGTAGTTTGCCACTGTTGCTGATCCATATTCTTTAATTTAGCGTTAGAAGCATCAATAAGCGTATCACCATATTTTTTACGGATTTCTTTTCCGTAAGTTTTTTCATTATCATCAATCAGTTTCTGTTTAAAACCTTCAAATTTTTCTATATCGCTCATAACAGTTTCACCTTTTAGGGTACGGATAGTTTTTCTTACATTGTTAATCAAAAGCTCTATCTGCTCTTTCTGCTGTAATAGTTTTTCTAACTGAGTCTCAAGTTCCTTCTCTTTATCATAGTCAGGTGTGCTCATGATAGCTTTAATTTTCTTAAGAGGCACTTTCAATTCGCGATAAAAAAGTATTTGTTGAAGTTGATCCACTTCTTTTGAACCATATATTCGATATCCGTTTTCTGCAATACGCATTGGATGCAGCAATCCGATTTGGTCATAGTAGTGGAGGGTTCGTACACTTACTCCTGAAATTACTGCAAGTTCATTCACTGTATATTGTTTCTTCATTCCAAAATTCCTCTGTTTCATTTAAAATCTCTTGTGATGAAGTAAGGGTTGCCTCGACAATAGATTTTCCGGTTTTTTTCAAATAGTACTTAATTAAGTAATAGCCGCAAGCATATCCTGCGCAATAAGGAAGACCTACCGGAAAGAAATTTTGCATTTTAGCCAGTTCGTCTCCATACATATAAGCGGAGATATTTTCAAAACCCTGAGCGTTCAGTGCATCTTTCATAAGTGGTTTTATGTATTCATTCAAGGTCTGTTCATCTGTTTTTGCGACCCATGGTCCTAACATTTCTTCTCCGTAAATAGAGGTTGCAAAATTTTCGGCTAATCCTTCTGATATCATATAAGCACCAAGTGTAATATCATTTGTCCATTTTTCAAATTGAAAACGGACATTATGATTGGTTTCATGAGCTAATGCAGCAGGTAAACGGTACATGGTATATTCAGAAGGAACAAGAGAACCAAAAATATACCCCGGGATTCCGCCGTCACCACTGTAATTATTACTCATAATGGAATAAGGGCTTTTAGGGTCAGCTAGTACAATTGTAAATAAATATTCCTTTATAGGCAAATCAAAACCTGCTTCTAAAAAGCAATCGAAAGACTTTTCAATAGAATTTTGACAGCGATTCCAAAAGTCATCATTGCCAAGAAGTGTTATGGATTCTTTAGAAGAAGCATCTATTTTTTGAGGTGGCAGATAACCCAACATTCCGCTTGCCATAACCACATCATATCCATTTGGCTGTTTTGCTTTCAATGGGCAGTGATACACAGCCCATTTCTTCTCAAAAGGTTGCATTAATTCATAGCGGTAGATATCATCCTTTTTTTCGATTGGCGCCTCCATAATTTTTTTATAAATTTTGTCAGAGCGAATAGCTTTTACAACAATTGAATTCATTTTAGTGTACTCCTTTTCTTTTGATAATTGGATTATACACTATGACGTTGCGTCATACTCAATAGTAAAATATATTTTATACCGATTGACCGTTTTTGAAAAGAACTTTATAATAAAGAAAGACATTTGTTTTAACAGAGAAGGAGAAAAATCATGATTCGTACAGTTTCCACTTCAGATATTACAAAGAACATAAAAGAAATGTGTATCGAAGCAAATCATTATCTTTCCAAAGATATGGACGAGGCATTAAAAAAAGCAGTCGATACAGAAAAAGCATCGTTAGGAAAAAAGATTTTAAATCAGCTTCAGGAAAATCTTGAAATTGCAGATAAGGAAATGATTCCAATTTGTCAGGATACCGGAATGGCAGTCATTTTTATAGAAATCGGACAGGACGTTCACTTTGAAGGAGCAGTGTTAGAAGATGCCATTAACGAAGGGGTTCGTCAGGGGTATACAGAAGGATATCTTCGTAAATCCGTAGTGGGAGATCCTATTATTCGGGAAAATACTAAGGACAATACGCCCGCAGTTATTCATTATGAAATGGTGCCGGGGGATAAAGTGAAAATTACGTTGGCTCCAAAAGGATTTGGAAGTGAGAACATGAGCCGCGTTTTTATGTTAAAGCCGGCAGATGGAATTGAAGGTGTCAAAAATGCAATTCTTACAGCAGTAAAAGATGCAGGTCCAAATGCCTGCCCGCCAATGGTAGTCGGAGTGGGCGTGGGTGGAACATTTGAAAAATCAGCACTCTTGGCAAAAAAAGCATTAACTAGACCCGTAAATGAACACTCGAATATACCATATGTAAAAGACTTAGAAGAAGAAATGTTGCAAAAGATTAATAGCCTTGGTATCGGACCGGGAGGGTTAGGAGGAACCACTACGGCTTTGGCAGTAAACATCAATACTTATCCTACACACATCGCGGGACTTCCGGTAGCAATCAATATTTGTTGTCATGTAAACCGTCATGTGGTTCGAGAAGTATAAGGAGGGCATTATGGATAAACACATTACAACACCTATTACAGAAGAAGTAACAAAGGATTTAAAATCGGGAGATTATGTATATATTAATGGAACAATCTATGTAGCAAGAGATGCAGCGCATAAAAGATTAATGGAAGTATTGGATAAGGGAGAAGAACTTCCTTTTCC is a window from the Roseburia sp. 499 genome containing:
- a CDS encoding DUF2975 domain-containing protein, with protein sequence MSQKSLSKWLKAIIGGMAICGALIYLYIIPILGRDLADARPEYTLWYFPWLAVVLVSAIPCYWGLYFGWKISTEIGKDNSFSMENAEYLKNISILAALDSLYFFAANVVFMVINMNHPGVFLISLIVVFIGVAVTVAAAALSHLVRKAAEIQQENELTI
- a CDS encoding helix-turn-helix domain-containing protein, with translation MAIIVNIDVMLAKRKMSVTELSERVGITMANISILKNGKAKAIKVDTLNKICKALECQPGDILEWRDDDGDNGAEK
- a CDS encoding ATP-binding cassette domain-containing protein, producing MNDIVVRNLTKEYDGNLILNHFNAIFPQGRMTIIMAPSGRGKTTLLRILMGLENYDSGEIIGISGQRKSAVFQEDRLCENLNAISNIKLCNPNLDKEIIQKALSAIGINAPQDQRVSEFSGGMKRRVAICRALLAEHDILFLDEPFKGLDEEQKQITMEFMKNHIFNTTTIYITHDSSEVDFFQPCQIIEL
- a CDS encoding fumarate hydratase — its product is MIRTVSTSDITKNIKEMCIEANHYLSKDMDEALKKAVDTEKASLGKKILNQLQENLEIADKEMIPICQDTGMAVIFIEIGQDVHFEGAVLEDAINEGVRQGYTEGYLRKSVVGDPIIRENTKDNTPAVIHYEMVPGDKVKITLAPKGFGSENMSRVFMLKPADGIEGVKNAILTAVKDAGPNACPPMVVGVGVGGTFEKSALLAKKALTRPVNEHSNIPYVKDLEEEMLQKINSLGIGPGGLGGTTTALAVNINTYPTHIAGLPVAINICCHVNRHVVREV
- a CDS encoding DUF4153 domain-containing protein, whose product is METMEQKNNQMKPLFETMEQRYRPENAVLEHNTGFFLIAALIYSVGFTVAFYKNYASLTFPLITVGTLIICGLFLKKSGILWKTENLYYIVPIVLLGISTMLTTNLFTIFFNTVGILLLITVFMVQQVYSKNEWNMGRYIGNVLFLYFSMIPEIAAPFSNLGKYIRRKRVTEQKNTNTKYIVTGVLIGFPMLIFVVVLLNSADAIFSDYIGSAFQVLWENIVISPNIVLVVVLMLLGFFGIYTFLSALTLNNMPDYQKEREKKNPIIAITFTVMITIIYLIFSIIQVVFLFSGGMMLPEGYTYAEYAHQGFFQLLFLCIFNLILVLCCMSLFEMNRWLKTILMVFSGCTYVMIASSVYRMILYISCYHLTFLRMLVLWFLALLVVLLAGVMWSIWKKNFPMFRFGMAVVTVFYLVLSFSHFDYWIARYNISQMGDQLEYEDVSYLCNLSLDAAPALAEVDFESDYNNGRYVEGYLKEIEENTDLNIRTFNFSEYQAVKVAEEYLGK
- a CDS encoding MerR family transcriptional regulator gives rise to the protein MKKQYTVNELAVISGVSVRTLHYYDQIGLLHPMRIAENGYRIYGSKEVDQLQQILFYRELKVPLKKIKAIMSTPDYDKEKELETQLEKLLQQKEQIELLINNVRKTIRTLKGETVMSDIEKFEGFKQKLIDDNEKTYGKEIRKKYGDTLIDASNAKLKNMDQQQWQTTQELSELINETLKEAFEQGDPASELAQKACDLHRQWLCMFWKEGTYSKEAHKALAEGYAADERFTAYYDKIAPGCTKFFRDAIHIYCE
- a CDS encoding DUF2268 domain-containing protein, which gives rise to MNSIVVKAIRSDKIYKKIMEAPIEKKDDIYRYELMQPFEKKWAVYHCPLKAKQPNGYDVVMASGMLGYLPPQKIDASSKESITLLGNDDFWNRCQNSIEKSFDCFLEAGFDLPIKEYLFTIVLADPKSPYSIMSNNYSGDGGIPGYIFGSLVPSEYTMYRLPAALAHETNHNVRFQFEKWTNDITLGAYMISEGLAENFATSIYGEEMLGPWVAKTDEQTLNEYIKPLMKDALNAQGFENISAYMYGDELAKMQNFFPVGLPYCAGYACGYYLIKYYLKKTGKSIVEATLTSSQEILNETEEFWNEETIYSE